A stretch of the Bordetella genomosp. 8 genome encodes the following:
- a CDS encoding TetR/AcrR family transcriptional regulator produces the protein MARPRSQDKREAILAAAAQALAVDGPGATTARIARLAGVAEGTVFTYFANKDVLLNELYLHLKSGMREAMLEAFPRGASLERRARHAWNAYIDWGLANPDARQALRQLSISGRIDERSRLAGSQGFGEIGAMMRERTGGGEGLSADQLQAYRSALFSSLAETTMEYSADDPDRTAFYRDQGFRALWAVLKAH, from the coding sequence ATGGCACGTCCCCGCAGTCAGGACAAGCGTGAGGCGATCCTCGCCGCCGCGGCGCAGGCTTTGGCTGTCGACGGCCCGGGGGCGACGACCGCGCGGATCGCACGTCTGGCGGGGGTGGCGGAAGGAACGGTCTTCACGTACTTCGCCAACAAGGATGTCCTGCTGAACGAGCTTTACCTGCACCTGAAGTCGGGCATGCGGGAGGCGATGCTGGAAGCCTTCCCGCGCGGTGCGTCGCTGGAGCGGCGGGCCCGTCATGCCTGGAATGCCTACATCGACTGGGGCCTGGCGAATCCCGATGCCCGGCAGGCCTTGCGTCAGCTGAGCATCAGCGGTCGTATCGACGAACGCAGCCGGCTGGCGGGGTCGCAAGGCTTCGGCGAGATCGGCGCGATGATGCGGGAGCGCACCGGCGGCGGCGAGGGCTTGTCGGCGGATCAGCTGCAGGCCTACCGTTCGGCGTTGTTTTCCTCGCTGGCGGAAACCACGATGGAATACAGCGCCGACGATCCGGACAGGACGGCGTTCTATCGGGACCAGGGCTTTCGGGCCTTGTGGGCGGTATTGAAGGCGCATTGA
- a CDS encoding LysR family transcriptional regulator, translated as MKQPTLAELTAFLRVAEHLNFRRAALTLGVSPSALSHTIKGLEARIGALLVKRTTRSVALTEAGQRLAQRLTPAIASIDAAFTELADIGDTLTGRICISTMEYGGRLLLEDAVAGFQAMHPDVEFEIRVDHALVDIVAAGCDAGVRFRDQVPPDMVAIPIGPPVAMVAFASPAYLRDRPPVAQPHDLLAHRCIRQRLSSGAIHRWRFERDGRGITIDARGPLICNNLSLIVLAALRALGIGYVPSNHVEPYFESGALTPLLRDFSPPFDGHCLYYPRNPHHAPTFAAFLNHLRSRA; from the coding sequence ATGAAACAGCCGACGCTGGCAGAGCTGACCGCGTTTCTCCGCGTGGCCGAGCACCTGAACTTCCGGCGCGCCGCCCTCACATTGGGGGTCTCTCCCTCGGCGCTCAGCCACACCATCAAAGGATTGGAGGCACGCATAGGCGCGCTCCTGGTCAAGCGCACCACGCGCAGCGTGGCGCTGACCGAAGCGGGGCAACGCCTGGCGCAGCGCTTGACGCCGGCCATCGCCAGCATCGATGCGGCATTCACGGAGCTCGCCGACATCGGCGACACCTTGACTGGACGCATCTGCATCAGCACCATGGAATACGGCGGCCGGCTCCTGCTCGAAGATGCCGTGGCCGGCTTCCAGGCCATGCATCCCGATGTGGAATTCGAAATCCGCGTCGATCATGCGCTGGTCGATATCGTGGCCGCCGGCTGCGACGCGGGCGTCCGCTTCCGGGACCAGGTGCCGCCCGACATGGTCGCCATACCGATCGGACCACCGGTCGCGATGGTGGCCTTCGCATCGCCGGCCTACCTGCGTGACCGGCCGCCCGTGGCGCAGCCGCATGACTTGCTGGCCCATCGGTGCATACGCCAGCGGCTGTCCAGCGGCGCCATCCATCGCTGGCGATTCGAGCGCGATGGCCGCGGCATCACCATAGACGCGCGGGGACCATTGATCTGCAACAACCTCAGCCTGATCGTCCTGGCGGCACTGCGCGCGCTGGGCATAGGCTACGTCCCCTCCAACCACGTCGAGCCCTACTTCGAATCCGGTGCGCTCACGCCATTACTCCGCGACTTCAGCCCGCCCTTCGACGGACACTGCCTGTACTACCCTCGCAACCCACATCACGCACCCACCTTCGCGGCCTTCCTCAACCACCTGCGCTCGCGCGCATGA
- a CDS encoding RidA family protein has product MATRDVVTPPQAHALYELHRYSPAIRANGLLFVSGQVGSRPDGSPEPDFDEQIRLAFRNLNDILAAADCSFSDVIDVTVFMVNPHTHFERAWAVAAEYWGDAPYPTATAVGVTWLSGFEFEIKVIAKLPQGAGN; this is encoded by the coding sequence ATGGCTACACGCGACGTCGTCACTCCTCCCCAGGCCCATGCCCTGTATGAGCTGCACCGCTATTCCCCCGCCATCCGCGCCAACGGGCTGCTCTTCGTGTCCGGCCAAGTCGGCAGCAGGCCCGATGGTTCGCCAGAACCCGACTTCGATGAGCAGATCCGTCTGGCGTTCCGGAACCTGAACGACATCCTCGCCGCGGCCGACTGCAGTTTCAGCGACGTCATCGATGTGACGGTGTTCATGGTGAATCCGCACACCCATTTCGAACGCGCCTGGGCGGTAGCGGCGGAATACTGGGGCGACGCGCCATATCCCACGGCCACCGCCGTCGGCGTGACGTGGCTGTCCGGTTTCGAGTTCGAAATCAAGGTGATCGCGAAGCTGCCGCAGGGCGCCGGCAACTGA
- a CDS encoding oxidoreductase, with amino-acid sequence MSNVKNILITGVSSGLGRAMAHAALARGHRVIGTVRQDAQRHAFEALAPGRALARLLDVRDTAGIQALVQELEATLGAIDVLINNAGYGLVGVLEELDLEALRQQFEVNVYGPVALIQAVLPGMRKRRAGHIVNVSSMGGMVAFPGLSAYHGTKFALLGMTDSLRQEVRDLGIHVTAILPGIFSSDWFSRSQQKADHAIDDYDAVVNATHDFAFGDPAALGRVMVDAIEMNHPPEKLLIGPTAVRLVTAALADWQAEIARWETLSHAGGQG; translated from the coding sequence ATATCGAACGTGAAGAACATACTCATTACGGGCGTGTCGAGCGGGCTCGGCCGCGCCATGGCGCACGCAGCCTTGGCCAGGGGCCACCGGGTGATCGGCACCGTGCGCCAGGATGCGCAGCGGCACGCGTTCGAAGCGCTGGCGCCGGGCCGCGCGTTGGCAAGATTGCTGGACGTGCGCGACACCGCCGGCATCCAGGCCCTGGTGCAAGAGTTGGAAGCCACGCTGGGGGCGATCGACGTGCTGATCAATAACGCTGGCTACGGCCTGGTGGGCGTCCTGGAAGAACTAGACCTGGAGGCGCTGCGCCAGCAATTCGAGGTGAACGTCTACGGCCCGGTCGCATTGATACAGGCGGTGCTCCCCGGCATGCGCAAGAGGCGCGCGGGTCACATCGTCAATGTGTCGTCGATGGGAGGCATGGTGGCGTTTCCCGGGCTGAGCGCATACCACGGCACCAAGTTCGCCCTGCTGGGCATGACGGACTCGCTACGGCAGGAAGTGCGAGACCTGGGCATCCACGTAACGGCCATACTGCCCGGCATCTTCAGCTCGGACTGGTTCAGCCGGTCGCAGCAGAAGGCCGATCATGCGATCGACGACTATGACGCGGTGGTGAACGCCACCCACGATTTTGCATTCGGCGATCCGGCGGCCCTGGGGCGGGTCATGGTCGATGCCATCGAAATGAATCATCCTCCCGAAAAGCTGCTGATCGGGCCCACCGCGGTGCGCCTGGTCACGGCCGCGCTGGCCGACTGGCAGGCAGAAATCGCGCGCTGGGAAACACTGTCGCATGCGGGCGGCCAAGGTTGA
- a CDS encoding zinc-dependent alcohol dehydrogenase family protein: MTTPTMRALWVNAPDAPFQLKPTPLPTPGAGEVLVRILASGVNPLDLKIRAGAAAHAQHPLPAILGMDLAGIVEKVGPGVSQFAPGDEVWAMAGGVAGVQGSMAEFVAVDARLLAHKPANLSMRQAAALPLAVITAWEGMVDIAAVQPGEKVLVIGAGGGVGHVAAQLARARGAEVHGVDGARSANYLRSIGVTPIARDTPVDAYVQEWTGGRGFDVVYDCVGALDAAFNAVRVHGRVTSSLGWGSYSLAPLSFRSARYAGVFTLRALITGEGRDAHGRILREAAQLAEAGQLTPRMDEQRFTLDQAEAAHARVRGGGATGKVVLELD; this comes from the coding sequence ATGACCACCCCGACCATGCGGGCACTTTGGGTAAACGCTCCCGACGCGCCCTTTCAACTGAAGCCCACACCCCTTCCCACCCCAGGCGCCGGCGAAGTGCTGGTGCGCATCCTGGCCAGCGGGGTCAACCCGCTCGACCTGAAAATCCGCGCCGGTGCGGCCGCGCACGCGCAACATCCGCTGCCCGCAATACTCGGCATGGACCTCGCCGGCATCGTCGAAAAGGTCGGCCCCGGCGTAAGCCAATTCGCGCCCGGCGATGAGGTCTGGGCCATGGCCGGCGGCGTCGCCGGCGTACAGGGATCGATGGCGGAATTCGTCGCCGTCGACGCCCGGCTGCTCGCCCACAAGCCGGCGAACCTGTCCATGCGCCAGGCCGCCGCCCTGCCCCTGGCCGTCATCACGGCTTGGGAAGGCATGGTCGATATCGCCGCCGTGCAGCCCGGTGAAAAAGTGCTGGTCATCGGCGCGGGTGGGGGCGTCGGCCACGTCGCCGCGCAATTGGCGCGCGCACGAGGCGCTGAAGTCCATGGCGTGGACGGCGCCCGCTCGGCCAACTACCTGCGCTCGATCGGCGTCACGCCCATCGCCCGCGATACGCCGGTGGATGCCTACGTCCAGGAATGGACGGGTGGCCGGGGCTTCGACGTGGTCTATGACTGCGTGGGCGCGCTGGACGCGGCGTTCAACGCGGTGCGCGTGCACGGACGGGTCACCAGTTCGCTGGGCTGGGGCAGCTATTCCCTGGCACCCCTCTCGTTCCGGTCCGCCCGCTACGCCGGCGTCTTTACCCTGCGCGCCTTGATCACCGGCGAAGGACGGGACGCGCACGGTCGCATCCTGCGCGAAGCCGCGCAACTGGCCGAAGCTGGCCAGTTGACACCGCGCATGGACGAGCAGCGTTTTACGCTGGACCAGGCCGAAGCCGCGCACGCGCGTGTGCGCGGCGGCGGTGCGACCGGCAAGGTGGTGCTCGAATTGGACTAG
- a CDS encoding lipocalin-like domain-containing protein, whose protein sequence is MIVRNIRLAALAMALSVASADAAHARSPAPNQLLGAWRMVSAQLDPDGRNLPAYGEKPNGLLVFTSDMRFIEVLTDASLPPFASNARGKGTDAENRAAMASGIGFFGTYTVDGNGEFSGNRVEGSTFPNWVGSVRTRQDLTLKVAGDHMAEDFQRPDGTRIRIRWQRAK, encoded by the coding sequence ATGATCGTGCGCAATATCCGGTTGGCCGCGCTGGCCATGGCTTTATCCGTGGCGTCCGCCGATGCGGCTCATGCCCGATCTCCGGCACCCAATCAGTTGCTGGGCGCCTGGCGCATGGTATCGGCACAGCTCGATCCCGACGGCAGGAACTTGCCGGCCTATGGAGAAAAGCCCAACGGCCTGCTCGTTTTCACTTCCGATATGCGTTTCATCGAAGTGCTGACGGACGCCAGTCTGCCGCCATTCGCGTCCAATGCCCGCGGGAAGGGCACCGACGCCGAAAACCGCGCCGCCATGGCAAGCGGCATAGGCTTCTTCGGCACCTATACGGTCGACGGGAACGGCGAATTCAGCGGCAACCGCGTGGAGGGTTCCACCTTTCCGAATTGGGTGGGCAGTGTGCGCACACGCCAGGACCTGACCCTGAAGGTGGCCGGCGACCACATGGCGGAGGATTTCCAGCGTCCGGATGGGACCAGGATCCGCATCCGCTGGCAGAGGGCGAAATAG
- a CDS encoding LysR family transcriptional regulator, translated as MDWSDLRIFLAIAREGSLGAAARVLGQTQPTMGRRLKSLEQQVGHVLFQRTRHGFVPTDEGHALLAHAERMEAEALAAMRELSGAETQLSGLLRVSCSDWFGSLLLTPVIAEFSQRHPGVTIELLTDPRLYSLPHREADCVMRILPFEDPDVVSKKLRRTQYALYGRAGQWRAAPGGGQGCRLVLMDTAFGNMPDVAWVTRLLPHATVAARGNSREAQARLCALGVGLAVLPRPLGDATPGIEPIDLGEPPPSRDTWLGYHRDMRRQPRLSRFVELVSDRLSDAAVRGPRR; from the coding sequence ATGGACTGGAGCGACTTGCGGATATTCCTGGCGATTGCGCGAGAGGGTAGCCTGGGGGCCGCCGCGCGGGTGCTCGGTCAGACCCAACCGACGATGGGCCGGCGCCTGAAGTCCCTGGAACAACAGGTGGGGCATGTGCTGTTCCAGCGTACGCGGCATGGCTTCGTGCCCACTGACGAAGGCCACGCCTTGCTCGCGCATGCCGAAAGAATGGAAGCGGAAGCGCTGGCGGCCATGCGCGAACTTTCGGGAGCCGAGACCCAGCTATCGGGCCTGCTGAGAGTGTCCTGCTCGGACTGGTTCGGCTCGCTGCTTCTGACGCCGGTGATCGCCGAGTTCAGCCAGCGGCATCCGGGCGTGACCATCGAACTGTTGACCGATCCGCGCTTGTACAGCTTGCCGCATCGCGAGGCCGACTGCGTCATGCGCATCCTGCCTTTTGAGGACCCGGACGTCGTCAGCAAGAAACTGCGGCGCACGCAGTACGCGCTATATGGCCGCGCGGGGCAATGGCGCGCGGCGCCGGGGGGTGGGCAAGGATGCCGCCTGGTGTTGATGGATACCGCGTTCGGTAACATGCCCGACGTGGCCTGGGTGACACGCCTGCTGCCGCATGCGACCGTGGCCGCCCGCGGCAACAGCCGGGAGGCGCAGGCGCGCCTGTGCGCCTTGGGCGTGGGGCTTGCGGTGCTGCCGCGACCGCTGGGCGATGCGACGCCGGGAATCGAACCCATCGACCTCGGTGAACCCCCGCCGTCGCGCGATACCTGGTTGGGCTACCACCGCGATATGCGGCGCCAGCCACGCCTGAGCCGATTCGTCGAATTGGTCAGCGACAGGCTTTCGGATGCGGCGGTGCGGGGCCCGCGGCGTTGA
- a CDS encoding SDR family oxidoreductase: protein MSDIQKPKPPFPDQQQQQTPGRTAPMTPQPDHGEKSYRGSGRLAGKAAIITGGDSGIGRAVAIAYAREGADVLIAYLDEDEDARETARWVEEAGRKAVLLSGDIKDPAHCKEIVERAAREFGRLDVLVNNAAYQMTYPSIEDISDEEWDKTFDTNIGAMFRITRAAMKHMKSGAAIINTTSINADKPNPGLLAYAATKGAIQNFTAGLAQMLAEKNIRVNCVAPGPIWTPLIPSTMPQEKVEQFGSQVPMKRPGQPAELAVAYVMLASDEASYISGATIAVTGGAPIL from the coding sequence ATGAGCGATATACAGAAGCCGAAACCACCTTTCCCGGATCAGCAGCAACAACAAACCCCCGGCCGTACGGCGCCGATGACGCCGCAGCCGGATCATGGCGAAAAGTCGTATCGCGGCTCCGGCCGCCTGGCGGGCAAGGCCGCGATCATCACGGGCGGGGATAGCGGTATCGGCAGGGCGGTGGCGATCGCGTACGCGCGCGAAGGCGCGGATGTGCTGATCGCTTACCTGGACGAAGACGAAGATGCGCGCGAGACCGCCCGTTGGGTGGAGGAAGCCGGCCGCAAGGCCGTGCTGTTGAGCGGCGACATCAAGGACCCGGCGCATTGCAAGGAGATCGTCGAGCGCGCCGCGCGGGAATTCGGCCGGCTGGACGTGCTGGTCAACAATGCCGCCTACCAGATGACCTACCCGTCGATCGAGGACATCAGCGACGAGGAATGGGACAAGACCTTCGATACCAACATCGGCGCCATGTTCCGCATCACACGCGCGGCGATGAAGCACATGAAGTCCGGCGCGGCCATCATCAACACCACGTCGATCAACGCCGACAAGCCGAATCCGGGGCTGCTGGCCTACGCGGCGACCAAGGGCGCCATCCAGAACTTCACCGCCGGGCTGGCGCAGATGCTGGCCGAAAAAAACATACGCGTGAACTGCGTGGCCCCCGGCCCGATCTGGACGCCTCTGATCCCTTCCACCATGCCGCAGGAGAAGGTGGAGCAGTTCGGCAGCCAGGTGCCCATGAAGCGGCCCGGCCAGCCCGCCGAGCTGGCGGTCGCCTATGTGATGCTGGCTTCGGACGAGGCGAGCTATATCTCGGGCGCCACCATCGCGGTCACCGGCGGGGCACCCATCCTCTGA
- a CDS encoding SDR family NAD(P)-dependent oxidoreductase codes for MSKVWLLTGAARGLGRSISEAVLASGDRLVAGARDPSRLADLVARYGDRIRPVELDVKDADQAQRAVATALQAYGQLDVLVNNAGYGHVVPFEQMDPESFRDQVETNLFGVVNLTRAVIPPMRERRAGHIFQVSSVGGRTATPGLSAYQAAKWAVGGFSDVIAKEVAHLGIRVCTLEPGGMRTDWANTARPPAGASLGDYEASVGRVLKVFGQYAGHEVGDPARIADLIVELSRRDDLPLRLLLGGDALYVSEQAETERASEMAAWRSTTLSTHFPGAELPAGLDELKKFK; via the coding sequence ATGTCCAAAGTCTGGCTACTCACCGGCGCCGCGCGCGGCCTGGGACGTTCCATCAGTGAAGCGGTGTTGGCGTCGGGCGATCGCCTGGTCGCCGGCGCCCGCGATCCCTCGCGCCTGGCGGATCTGGTCGCGCGCTACGGCGACCGTATCCGTCCGGTCGAACTCGATGTGAAGGACGCCGACCAGGCGCAACGCGCCGTGGCGACCGCGCTGCAGGCCTATGGCCAACTCGATGTATTGGTCAACAACGCGGGCTACGGCCACGTCGTGCCGTTCGAACAGATGGACCCGGAAAGCTTCCGCGACCAGGTGGAAACCAATCTGTTCGGTGTCGTCAATCTGACGCGTGCCGTGATTCCGCCGATGCGCGAGCGTCGCGCGGGCCACATCTTCCAGGTTTCTTCCGTGGGCGGCCGTACGGCCACGCCCGGCCTGTCGGCGTACCAGGCGGCGAAGTGGGCGGTAGGCGGCTTCAGCGACGTCATCGCGAAGGAAGTGGCCCATCTGGGTATCAGGGTCTGCACGCTGGAGCCGGGCGGCATGCGTACGGACTGGGCCAATACCGCCAGGCCGCCGGCCGGCGCCAGCCTGGGGGACTATGAGGCATCCGTCGGCCGCGTCCTGAAGGTGTTCGGTCAGTATGCGGGCCACGAAGTCGGCGACCCCGCCAGGATCGCCGACTTGATCGTCGAGCTGTCGCGCCGTGACGACCTGCCGCTGCGCCTGTTGCTGGGCGGCGATGCGTTGTATGTCAGCGAACAGGCGGAGACGGAACGCGCCAGCGAAATGGCCGCATGGCGCTCGACCACGCTGTCGACGCATTTCCCCGGCGCGGAGCTGCCGGCGGGCCTGGACGAGTTGAAGAAGTTCAAGTAA
- a CDS encoding NAD(P)-dependent oxidoreductase yields the protein MEIGMIGLGAMGRELARNLAAAGHVVKAWNRSGGQVEGVTMVDTPVRALQADIAFTMLSDDAAIRAVLLDADLLAQARRGLVHVVSSTISVAFAKELMRHHREAGIDYVAAPVLGRPDVAAKGELNILAAGAPAALDKARPALEVIGKRIWEMGEQPPMAHAAKIACNMMITMAIEAMAEAVVLTEANGVERDRFFELILNTLFGSRSYQVYSANIAQDRYEPGFKASLGLKDLRLADAAAGELGRSLPMLDAVRRQMAEAVDAGGADKDWSVMAEYTIRTPIPRR from the coding sequence ATGGAAATCGGAATGATCGGGTTGGGCGCCATGGGGCGCGAACTGGCGCGCAACCTGGCCGCGGCGGGGCATGTGGTGAAGGCCTGGAACCGCTCCGGTGGGCAGGTCGAAGGCGTGACCATGGTGGACACGCCGGTGCGGGCGCTGCAGGCGGACATCGCCTTCACCATGCTGTCCGACGACGCCGCCATCCGCGCGGTGCTGCTGGATGCGGACCTGCTGGCGCAGGCCAGGCGAGGCCTGGTGCACGTGGTCTCGTCGACGATTTCCGTCGCGTTCGCCAAGGAGCTGATGCGGCACCACCGGGAAGCTGGCATCGACTATGTCGCGGCGCCGGTGCTCGGCCGGCCCGACGTCGCGGCCAAGGGCGAGCTGAACATCCTGGCCGCCGGCGCTCCCGCCGCGCTGGACAAGGCAAGGCCGGCGCTGGAAGTCATCGGCAAGCGGATCTGGGAGATGGGCGAGCAGCCGCCCATGGCCCATGCCGCCAAGATCGCCTGCAACATGATGATCACCATGGCGATCGAAGCCATGGCCGAGGCCGTCGTGCTGACCGAGGCCAACGGGGTGGAGCGCGACCGTTTCTTCGAACTGATCCTGAACACGCTGTTCGGCAGCCGGTCCTACCAGGTGTATTCCGCCAACATCGCGCAGGATCGCTACGAGCCGGGATTCAAGGCTTCCCTGGGACTGAAGGACCTGCGGCTTGCCGACGCGGCCGCCGGCGAACTGGGCCGCAGCCTGCCCATGCTCGATGCCGTGCGTCGCCAGATGGCCGAAGCAGTGGACGCCGGCGGCGCCGACAAGGATTGGTCGGTGATGGCCGAATACACGATACGCACGCCGATCCCGCGCCGGTAG
- a CDS encoding alpha/beta fold hydrolase, protein MAPDNRAGPPIVFVHGFSQSHESWERQLRDPKLLRRFHLVAYDLRGHGASDKPLVPEAYKDGRKWADDLHSVIEATCKSRPCLVPWSYGGRVVNDYLTVYGDGEVSGINYVAATSTGDRSTLGRSFALLLDMLSDDPAKAQRGTEAFLHACFEKQPTPEAMAEMVRFNNETPVAVRKLLGGRPADYDAALRQVKVPVLVTHGMHDQISAVAMSQYTVSKIPQARLSLYEDAGHSTFYEDANRFNGELSAFMRASAGG, encoded by the coding sequence ATGGCACCGGACAACAGGGCGGGCCCGCCCATCGTTTTCGTCCATGGGTTTTCGCAAAGTCACGAAAGCTGGGAAAGGCAACTGCGGGACCCGAAACTGCTGCGGCGTTTCCATCTGGTCGCGTACGACCTGCGCGGGCATGGCGCGTCGGACAAGCCCCTGGTGCCGGAAGCCTATAAGGACGGACGCAAGTGGGCGGATGACCTGCACAGCGTCATCGAGGCCACCTGCAAGTCCAGGCCTTGCCTGGTGCCGTGGTCGTATGGGGGCCGGGTGGTCAACGACTACCTGACCGTGTACGGGGACGGGGAGGTGAGCGGCATCAACTACGTCGCCGCAACGTCCACGGGCGACCGCAGCACGCTGGGCCGTTCCTTTGCCTTGCTGCTGGACATGCTTTCGGACGATCCCGCCAAGGCGCAACGCGGCACCGAAGCGTTCCTGCATGCATGCTTCGAGAAGCAGCCCACGCCCGAGGCCATGGCGGAGATGGTGCGCTTCAACAATGAAACGCCGGTGGCGGTGCGCAAGCTGCTGGGCGGCCGGCCCGCGGATTACGACGCCGCCTTGCGGCAAGTAAAGGTGCCCGTGCTGGTGACCCACGGCATGCACGACCAGATATCCGCCGTGGCCATGAGCCAGTACACGGTCTCGAAAATCCCGCAGGCGCGGCTGTCGCTGTATGAGGACGCCGGCCATTCGACCTTCTATGAGGACGCAAACCGCTTCAACGGCGAACTGAGCGCCTTCATGCGCGCGAGCGCAGGTGGTTGA
- a CDS encoding aldo/keto reductase family oxidoreductase, with amino-acid sequence MPTIDQAGTYTLAQRTVKRLGYGAMQLAGPGVFGPPKDKTAALAVLREAVDAGVDHIDTSDFYGPHITNQLIREALAPYPDDLLIVTKIGARRGDDASWLPAFSPSALQQAVHDNLRNLGRDVLDVVNLRVMFDTHGPAEGSIEEPLSALAELQREGLVRHIGLSNVTARQVAQGRGICEIVCVQNLYNLAHRADDALIDDLARAGIAYVPFFPLGGFSPLQSSILSDVARHLDATPMQVALAWLLRRSPNILLIPGTSSVVHLRENLAAAQLRLPDDAMQALDGVGASA; translated from the coding sequence ATGCCCACCATCGATCAAGCCGGCACCTACACCCTGGCCCAACGCACCGTCAAACGCCTGGGATATGGCGCCATGCAACTGGCCGGTCCCGGCGTATTCGGCCCACCCAAGGACAAGACCGCGGCCCTGGCCGTGTTGCGCGAAGCAGTCGACGCCGGTGTGGACCACATCGACACCAGCGACTTCTATGGCCCGCACATCACGAATCAACTGATCCGTGAAGCGCTCGCGCCCTACCCGGACGATCTGCTCATCGTCACCAAGATCGGTGCCCGGCGCGGCGACGATGCCTCCTGGCTGCCGGCGTTCTCGCCATCGGCGCTACAGCAAGCGGTCCACGACAACCTGCGCAACCTGGGCCGCGACGTCCTGGATGTGGTGAACCTGCGCGTGATGTTCGACACGCACGGCCCCGCGGAAGGCTCGATCGAGGAGCCGCTCTCCGCGCTGGCGGAGCTGCAGCGCGAGGGGCTGGTGCGCCACATCGGGCTGAGCAACGTCACCGCCAGGCAGGTCGCGCAGGGACGCGGCATCTGCGAAATCGTATGCGTGCAGAACCTGTACAACCTGGCGCACCGCGCGGACGATGCCTTGATCGACGATCTGGCCCGCGCGGGCATCGCCTATGTGCCCTTCTTTCCGCTGGGCGGATTCAGCCCGCTGCAGTCGTCCATCCTGTCGGATGTCGCCAGGCACCTGGACGCCACCCCGATGCAGGTGGCACTGGCCTGGCTGCTGCGCCGCTCGCCCAATATCCTGCTGATCCCGGGCACTTCGTCGGTGGTCCACCTGCGCGAAAACCTGGCAGCGGCCCAACTGCGCTTGCCGGATGACGCGATGCAGGCGCTGGACGGCGTGGGCGCGTCGGCCTGA